Genomic segment of Clostridia bacterium:
ATACTTTTAGCAAAGGCAACAGCAACGGAGTTAGCACCGAAATTAAAATCGGCGACATTATAATCGTGCCGGATAACGAATTTATCACGGGGGCTAGTTACCGCATTGATAATCTTAGTCAATCTAAAATTATTATAAAGGTAGAGTATAAGAAAACTAATTTAACATTACAAGTGGTCGACAAAAATGGTAACGCATTGAGCAATATTAACGCAATCGTCGGCAAAGATACTCTTACAACCGACAGCGAAGGTAAATTTTATGTCACAGTACTATTCGGTCACATAAATGTTGTAGTAATCGACCCAAACAAAAACTATGGTTTTGCCGAAACATATTCGATTAGTAAGCAAGACAACAATCGTAAAATTGTTGGCGAATATGTCAATAAGGCTGATAAGATTATCCCTGTAACTTACTCATTTGTTGACAATACTGGTAAAGCCGTTACAAATGTATATTTGTATATTAGCCAAAAGATGTTTGACTACCAAGACAGTTCTATCTTTTCAAAATATGAAAAAGTCGGCGAGTTTTACAAATTTGCCATAAACGACAAGCTGATTATTAATGATAAACAAAAGCAGTTTAGTAGCAATGACAATTTTTTAATTGCTTACGCTATTGTCGGCGAATACGGCTATGTTTTTAAAATTTATAATAGCGGAAATGACGGAATTATAGTAGGCGAAAAGGCGACAGTGTTTAAAGGAACAGTTAGCGCTTGCAAAGCCGAAGATAATATTTCAAATGCCAACTTAACCAAGGTATTTATCACAAAGCTAGGCGTTGCTTATGAATGCGTATATGACCAAAATGGCGTCGGTTCTTTTAGTCTAGCCGTTCTTGACAACGATGTTATCTTTAATAACGAGTTCTTATTGCAAAAAGATAATGGTAAGCTGTTACCTCTTGACATTTGGAAGGCAACCAAACCTACCGAATTAGTAGTCTATTTAGCAAAGCGTGTAGAATACAGCGTAGAAGTCAGCTACATTGAAGAGTATATGGCGGTTAGCGAAGGTTCTAGTTTAACTTTAACTAACTCCGTCGGTCAAGCATTTGAATGTATCGTAACGTATAATCCAGATCCAAATAACCACGTGCAAAACACTATAATTAATCTTTATGAAGGCGCAGACCTTAACTTTTTGATTGATAAGTGTTCGGCTGAAAATAAAATAGTGTCGATAGTAGTTGATGAGACTTATCATACAATTAAGATAGTCGTAACTGTTAATTAAGGGAGAATTATTATGAAAAAAACAAATAAAAAGAAAGGCTTTACCCTTGTAGAATTACTAATAGTTATTGTAATTATTGGTATACTTGCAGGAGTGCTTATTCCAACTATGTCCGGAGTAATTAAGCGAGCCCACATTAGCACTGTGACTAGCGCAATAGGCAACCTCAACACCACTCTGGCTACTCTTAGAGTAGAAGGTCTAACGCTAGAAGATATTAGCGAATACGGCGAAGTATCCGCTCCAAAACTTAGAAACGCCCTTATTAAAGAAGAAGCGGTAAACGCAGAACAACTAGATAAATTTAACGTAGCGTATAACAACGGTTATTCGGTATTCTTCGACTCTGCTACATTTACTTTTGTATTAAAGAGCCAAGAAGATATAATTGCAAATAACTCCTACGTTAAAGCTACAAATAATCCTTTTGGTCTACAAACAACTTACGCAGAAACAGTTTCCCAAGACCAAGACTACGCTTTTCCTCAAAACTCAATTATTAAAGGTATGACCTTTATGAACTATCTTAGTAAGGCCGACCGCTCTAATAAGACCGACCCTTTACTTTATAGTTTAAGTATTTTTCAAGACTTTATGGACGGTGTAACCGAGTTTTCAGCAGAAAGTTACCTAGCATCGTTAATGGCTTTAACTAAGGAAAATGCTACCGTAATAGGGTCTGCCGAAAACACTTTGCTCACGCACACTTTATCTCGTTCTTTTATAAATATAGATGCAAATGGACTTAAAAGAGCAGATATGCCAAGAGCGGCGTTACTGAGTTTACTTAATATTTCTAATGTGCCAGTCAATAAACTTCCCGTGCTACCAACCTTACAAGCTATGTTAGACAATGCCGGCGTTGCTAAGGCGTACGTTCTTCCCAGTAACATTTTTGAAGGTTATGACACAGAAGCTTCTCTCGTGCTTACTATCCCCGAAAATATGGTAATTAACGTAGAAGAATTAGCCAAAGTAATAACTGCAACTAATTCTACTACCATTAAGCTAAACGTTACCACCGAAACTAAGACTACGACCCAAACAGGCGGTATAGGAGCAACAGGAACAGTTTCTACCACAACAAACGATATTTTAGTTCAAGTAGCTACGGATACTTCAAAAGTAGTAACCATAACCAACAATATTACTAACGGCGTTATCTCTTGTATGGGTAAAGATTATGCAAGCGGTTCTAAGCTTACAATTCCCGTAGGCTCAAAGAACATCAGTATAATTGTTAAGGGCGCAAACGGTTTCCGTCCCGAATTACTACCTAAAATAGATGGTTTAACACCAATAGCTAACGTTATTCACCAATATGCGGTAGATACTATGAAAGAAGCAAATATAACTATTTCAAGCAATTTTACGGTCAAAGTCATAGATACTTACGCTTTAACTTTAAATGCTAATTTAGGTAAACAATATGTCACTAATATTGAAAAACCTATTAGAGTAGACTCGGGCGACGTTATCTTTAAATTTACAATGTCTAGTATATTTAATATGGAGTGGCTAAACGCTAACGTAAAGATAGCCGGCAACTCGGTAGCTTCAACTGTTTCACAAGCAGGCAATATTTTAACAGTAACTATTAAAAAAGCAGACATAGACACCATCGCAAATACTCTTACCTTAGACCGCAACCGTACCTTAAACTTTGTAATAGAAGTTTACGTAGATGTTAACGTAGCTAACTTAGATGCAATCACTACGGCGATTAACAACGGTTCGCAACCAAGCCTCAACTTGTTATTTAAACTAACTGAGAATTTGACCAACGTAACCGCTTCGATTGGCAATATAGAACACCCCTTTGCAGGTATCTTTGACGGCAATGGCAAAACGATTGCCAATGTTACGCTTACCTCAACATCAAATCATATTGGTTTATTTAGTTATCTTGCTCAATCGGGTGAAATTAAAAATTTAAATGTATCTTCCGCTATAATTAATAATACTACAAAGGGTTCTAGCATCGGCGTAATAGCCGGTTACTCGCTAGGCAAAGTTACTAATTGTAACGTAACGGGAACAATTAAAATTACAGCCGACGTTTCAGTAGATTCAGGCGTTTCTATCGGTTCAATAGTAGGCTCTCAAATAACTACGCCAGAAAACTCAAATAACACCATAACAAATTGCTCTTGTACGGCTACAATAACTATTAATGGAGCAGTAGTAGCTACAACTCCTCTAATAGGAAAGGAAACTAAAAAATCTTAACCTTAATTTCCAAACAATAGCCGTAACTTAATTAATAACTATAATAAATTACTACAACAAAAAGCTATCTAATTTTTTAGATAGCTTTTTGTATTAATTTAAGGTAGATATTTGTTAAATTAAGTTTAAACTACGCAAAACCGCTTTCTTGTCGCACGGCAAAACCGTTAAATGCAAAGCTATTAATAATGATAAAGACGATAATAATAACGATAAATTAGGCGTTGCAAAAGAAAGCAAAAAAGAGTATAATGGACTTATAAACAATACTTTCCCTACATACAAAGAAGGTAAGGGAACACAAGCCAACGAATTATCTACTCGTTGGGCACATAGAGCAGATATTGAACCGGGAGACAGGACGGCGATATCGTTTAATGATAAATGGTATTTGATAGAAAAATTTGACGACTCGGATTTGGGCTATCAAATTGTTGCTTCATTAACAGAAAAACAATATAAAGAATATACGGAGGAACGTTCAAATGGCAATAGACAAGAACAATCCATACAGAAAGGCGTTAGTAGATTTACTTCACTCGATAGACAACGAAATTTCTCTTTCCGAGGGGAATCGAATAATGATATTGCACGTTCTCAACAGCGAGCAGAAAATCAAAAAGTTCGTGGATTGGGTGAAGAAAAACCTCAAAGCGGGCAAACTTCAAGCAACCGAGGCAGAGATAGTGAGAGCGGCAGTTCAAGCAAGCAAGGAGAATTAAAATTTTTTCTTAAAGACAGCAAAGGCAACGCCTTAACCCAAGAACAAGTAGACTTCTTCAAAGACAGCAAGGTTAGAGACGAGTACGATAATTTACAAGTTGTCTATCACGGAACAAACAATAAGTTTTTTACCTTCGAAATGTCCAAAAACAACAAAAGAAATGTTTGGGGAGAAGGCTTTTATTTTGCAAAAGGAAAAGGATTAGCTTATGATTATGGGGAAAATATAATCGAAGCTTATTTGAATATTAAAAATCCATACATTAATGTAAAGTCAAATCTTGGGACAGCTGACTACATTAAAGATAAGTACTTTAATGATATGTGGGAAAGTAGCCGACAACTTGGTATTGATTATATCACAGACAAACTTGAACATAGTCCTATTGACCTTTTGCAATTTATAGCGGAGGAAAACAATAAACAAGTTGCGGATATATTAAATGACTATGGATATGACGGTATAATTGACGGCACGGAAATAGTTGCTTTTGACTCAAACCAAATCAAGCTCACAAGCAATCTTAATCCTACTGAAAGCGTAGATATTCGTTATTCCCTAAAACCGTTTGCCGAGCAGGTCGATGATGTTTTTAGTGGGGCAGACTCTACAAATACGCACCTATGTGTAAGCGAAAACACTCCTGAAATTTTATTGCAAGTAGGATTAGCTGATAAACCAATGCTGATTACGGCAACGCACACAAAAACAGCAATCGGTATTAACGTTTCTAACAAAAATATACACTCAGTTGATAAAACTGTATTTAAGCAGTTGCCAGAACTAATAAAAAATCCTGCTATCATAATGGAATCAATAAAACAGGGTAGTCTTGTTATTTTTGTTAACGCAATGGATTCTTATGGAAATCCTATTATTTGCGTTGTTTTAGTTGATGGTAAAGGAAACTATAACAATATTGAAATTGACGCAAATATTGTAACAAGTGTATATGGCAAAGATACCAACCCTGTTAGATTTATTCAAAAAGCCGTTGACGAGAATAGGATTCTTTATTGGGATAAAAAAATGAGTCAAGGCTTATTCAATACCCCCGGACTCCAATTGCCCGACAACATTGATAAACTTGACTCTAATGTTATTATACGCAAAACAAAGGCAAATGTCAATAGTTTTGATGAAAATGTTCGTTTTTCACTCAAAAACGGTGGCGGAGAGAGTGGGATTCGTAAGGAGCGAGATAACAAAAATTAACTAATTAAGACGATTGACAAAACAAATATATATTTTGTTAAGTTAATTGTAGCGACGGGCTAGCATTTTGGTATTTGCCAAAATGCGTTACCGTTCGTAGCCCACTCTCGTAGCAATACAAAACCACCCAAAAGGCGAACGTCTGCTTGGGTGGTTGCGGTGGCGGAGAGAGTGGGATTCGAACCCACGTGGGAGCAAGCCCCCAAACTGATTTCGAGTCAGCCCCGTTATGACCACTTCGATACCTCTCCGTATTGGTTAATTATTCTTGTTTGCAAAATAAATTAATATCGCTTAATGTTTGTTAATTATTTGTATTTGCAAAATAAATTAATGTCGCTTAATGTTTGTTAATTATTCTCGTTTGCAAAATAAATTAATGTCGCAAAA
This window contains:
- a CDS encoding prepilin-type N-terminal cleavage/methylation domain-containing protein, translating into MKKTNKKKGFTLVELLIVIVIIGILAGVLIPTMSGVIKRAHISTVTSAIGNLNTTLATLRVEGLTLEDISEYGEVSAPKLRNALIKEEAVNAEQLDKFNVAYNNGYSVFFDSATFTFVLKSQEDIIANNSYVKATNNPFGLQTTYAETVSQDQDYAFPQNSIIKGMTFMNYLSKADRSNKTDPLLYSLSIFQDFMDGVTEFSAESYLASLMALTKENATVIGSAENTLLTHTLSRSFINIDANGLKRADMPRAALLSLLNISNVPVNKLPVLPTLQAMLDNAGVAKAYVLPSNIFEGYDTEASLVLTIPENMVINVEELAKVITATNSTTIKLNVTTETKTTTQTGGIGATGTVSTTTNDILVQVATDTSKVVTITNNITNGVISCMGKDYASGSKLTIPVGSKNISIIVKGANGFRPELLPKIDGLTPIANVIHQYAVDTMKEANITISSNFTVKVIDTYALTLNANLGKQYVTNIEKPIRVDSGDVIFKFTMSSIFNMEWLNANVKIAGNSVASTVSQAGNILTVTIKKADIDTIANTLTLDRNRTLNFVIEVYVDVNVANLDAITTAINNGSQPSLNLLFKLTENLTNVTASIGNIEHPFAGIFDGNGKTIANVTLTSTSNHIGLFSYLAQSGEIKNLNVSSAIINNTTKGSSIGVIAGYSLGKVTNCNVTGTIKITADVSVDSGVSIGSIVGSQITTPENSNNTITNCSCTATITINGAVVATTPLIGKETKKS